The Rhodospirillaceae bacterium DNA window AGAGTACCATAAGATTTAATCGAAAGACACAGCCCGTTACATATTATTGCATGTCAGCTTTACGCGTCAGCGCATCTTCATCCAGCTCACCCATGGCGTCGAGCAGGGTGAAGACGGCGATGGCGATGTCGATTTCGGCTGAAGCGGCGTCAGAGCTGGAATTGATCAGCGCCGTCTCGCCACTGAGCACGTCAAGCAGGGAC harbors:
- a CDS encoding outer membrane efflux protein, with the translated sequence SLLDVLSGETALINSSSDAASAEIDIAIAVFTLLDAMGELDEDALTRKADMQ